In Portunus trituberculatus isolate SZX2019 chromosome 28, ASM1759143v1, whole genome shotgun sequence, the genomic stretch AACAAGCTGTCCATGTTTGCTACCCTAAACAACGAAGAAACTATCTAAAAcagtaaagacacacacacgcaggtacTCACCTCCTCATGCAGCGACAACACATGATGATGTCACCGCCACGTTTTCTTCCCCGAGTAACTATCACGATTTCTGAAGGAATACAATCCTTAAAAGTTTAGGgcatcattatatattttcatggGTTGTAGTTACacattaatatgatttctagaTTATCAATGGGAAAAAATGTCTCGGAAACCCgattaatcgtctctgtggcatTAATAAAAAGTTGTGGTGAGAGctaagcatttctgaatactgatCTTTCTTGTACAAGCcctagcataaaaaaaaaaaagggacgaaGGTTGCTGTACGTCACCATCAACCCACGCCTCCATTCACTCTGCATTGAACACCTTATCAGTGAGGGAGCCTTTATCTGATGCACGGCTGGATAggaagcatctctctctctctctctctctctctctctctctctctctctccataagtgCAGCTGAAGTGCTTCTGTTccaacaaaaattatatatcattAATTCACTGACTATCTTACATACATGACTCATACTGATGGAAACACCTGCGCTGCGTCCCCATGGCTTAACAAAGGCTTTAGCTAAAGTGACATGTTTTAAGCGTGTTTGTGTGGTTCTAATGatagattaacacgatttctacgtTATTCACGGGATTaatagtcttgagaacccgggtAATcgtatctgtggcctttgaaaatagtcgtggtgagagagcaaagcatggTGGTCATGACGAGGCTTTCTAGTTTCTACTCAAGTGGCCACCTTGAGCGTACAATACATATCATTACTATAATGCAGAGAAAGGCAAGATAAGacgtctttttcctttactcttaacAATGCATTATTTCGGACGATATCCTGAAGGATATCCTGAATGATATCTTGAAGGTGACTAATACAGATAATTGtttatccctctttttttattctatcactcgttttttttttttcctctgcgtTCACTGTACGCTCTTCAATTTTTCCGGTACAgtgaagacaggaaaaaaaaaaaacgagtgaatgaataaagaaagggataaacaaTGATCTGTATTAGTCACCTTCAGGATATCCTGAAGAATATCGTCCGAAATAATGCATTGtcaagagtaaaggaaaaaaggtaaGACAAATAGTGACGACAACGATGTCCTGCGACCAAAGTGATAATGtggattttatttccttttagtttgatttatttgattCGTTTATTCAATTCAACTTATCTGTCTTGCTTCATCTATGTAACAATTGGTTTGCGTTTGAACGATGGCGCAAGAAACTAACCAATGCAGCAATAGAAACTCAAAAGCTCCCTGATCACTCCACACCAACACATGAAAAAGGAGTTTATTCAATCCACACACCACTTAATTTCAAAACCAACTGTAATTCTCATTTATTCAAATCTTCACCGATCTTGAATCTATTCTTCTCGTCCTATCCTGACCCTGAGAAATTTGTTATAACCACGagcttcctccttttgtttaccttttaaGACGCGCGCCTCACTTCCATTACATTTAAATAGCTCTAAATGAGACTCCACagatttctaagggtgtttttatgattctattggcagattaacaagactttttacattatcaacaggaaaaacagtcttgagaacccggctaatcatccctttggcctttgaaaatagtcgtggtgagcgAGAAGTGTTTGTGAATGTGGGGCAATAGAGGGGCGAATGTGTTTTTGAGCACACGTCAGTTATCATCTACCACCCTTTCCTCTCGTCTCTGTTGCCAACACTGAGAAGGGTGATAAGAAAGTGGGGCTCTATCTTCTTATTGCCTTTtactgaggtggaggaggaggagaaggaaggggaggaggggaaaaagctACAATtaagtgaatggaaggaaaaacttATCTGTAAGCTGTAgaggatgataaggaggaggaggaggaggaggaggaggaggaggaggaagagctagaagaggaagagcaagacgaGGACGGACAGTCATTCACCTACATTCATTcgcattaatgagagagagagagagagagagagagagagagagagagagagagtatattacaTCTACATACACAACTCATTAAACTGCTGcctaataagaaaataaattaaaaaaacaagattacaaatataaacaaataaaacatgtacAAGAAGGATACATGTTATAATCCcagaacgaagaaaaacaaaagcaagaaaaagaagaatgagaaagaaaacaagtacgAGAAGCAAACAGAACTTACAATAAACAAGccaacaaaataaattaataagaaggaagaatatgagaTAACAATAAtggaggaagcaggaaggatgaaggaaagcaggaagaaagaagagaaggaagaaattaaacaggaaggaaggaaggaacaacagacgaataaaaaaaaaaaaaaaagtaaacgaattaaagaaaggaaggaaggaagacgagcagaagaaaagaaaaaagaaaataatgaagaaggaaaggagaaaacaataaaaaaaaaggaaagaaaatcagatACAACACAGAGAAGAGACAAACATTAAACTAAACGTGGCAGTGATGAATACCCAACCAAGCCCtgccctccctgtctccctgcaTCACTCCCAGCCACCCTGCCACTCTCCCTGTCATTCTCCAAGGTCTCCCAGCGCAGGGTCAGGAGAGCAGCACATTCTTGCCTAACTTAAGGAAGTGACGCGAGCTTCAAATGTCCGTAAGGGGAAGCCATCTAGCACATGATTTCCGTGATAAGAAGATAACGAGGTCTTGAcaaactggtggtggtagtagtggtacgtggtggtggtggttagttttGTAGTGTTTGTAGAAGATAGGAAGATGGTTGTTTGTAGAATGCTGATGATGAattgtggttgtagttgttgttgtagttgcttGTAGGAATCTAAAATGATTGCGTTGGTAAAATTATTGAATTAaggaacaagtagtagtagtagtagtagtagtagtagtagtagtagtagtagtagtagtagtagtagatcatATTACATcataactttgaaaaaaaaaaaacaggaagacacATTATTTACGTATGAATGTCTTATCACCATATCTgactgtggtggaggaggaggaagaggaagaggaggaggaggaggggaggaggaggaggagaagttgatggtggtggaagtggcaaGAGGTGACGCGATGTTCAGTGACTACCAATGATAAGATAAACACAAGCACGTCTCGAGGTCTGCTGCTTTAGATCTAACCCGCCAGTCCAGCACGAACCTTCACAAACAACAGACGCGTATCCCAGTCACTCCCAGTCACACCCAGTCACTCCTAGTCTGTCTCTCCTCACATCGTATCACTGGGAACACAAACAGTCAAGGTAAGAGTGAAGGACGAAGTGAAATAGTGCATTAACCTTTTCACTACATTTCTGAGACATAGCCTTTCGTTCTACAGCTGAATCTCTCTACTGGCTATTAAGAAAGTTTCCTTCAATTACTTTTCGTTTCTTGAATGTGAATGTACATACTGCGCAGTGGTATCAGTGATGTGATCTGTTTATCTTGGTACATGTCGCGGTGAAAGGGATAAAGGGATCCGTGAAATTGAAACGCTTATCGAGAAAGTGCTTAGCTGTGGGTGACCgcacgcttttttttcttttctttttgccgaTACTGATTGACAAATAAGAACAGTGATTGTTATTATACTTACCTAGACATTACACTTTTCATGAATGAAATCACACAAAATGGAGGTAACTGTGTTCTTAAGCTCAAAACTATCACTGTCCTGTACAGAaaataaacagtgaaacatGCCGGAACACCAAGAGACCTTTAATTTCTCGTTGCAGATGTGTTACAACGAGGAGACGCAACAGGAAAGGCGGAACTGTGTGCGTCATCTGCTGGTGTTAGTGttgctgtctctctgtctccataACACAGCTGCGACtctacaaggtgtgtgtgtgtgtgtgtttgtgtgttctgtaGCTTTATCTTTACAGAATTGAGTCAAATTTCGAAATACTTCACCTATTAAAGCTATAAATTCTCCTTTCACACACAACTGTCAACTTCTGCATTACTTTGGTTGATTGGtgtcaggaaaaaagaaaactattttctttttctttgtgtgttgtcTTAAGACGGCTGCAGCCCATGAGAAAGATTAATGcggtcttttctctcttcattgctttacttttttttttttatgtaggagagggcCAACCAagcgcaaaaaaataaaaaaataaataaaaattaaataaataaataaaaaaaaggcctactatACCATAACACTATATATTCACATCTAACTCTAATGATATACTGCAATAATACCCATTTCATAATAACTGTTACTGCAAAGGGATTggcaacttaaccccttcaataccatgacgcgcttccatattcattctgcttactatctggtgattttatacagcttcagaaacttatgtgagggattaaaatagtgaagactgtggccattaatcttctgactcccATAAACCCttgttaatgaaaataaaatggtctaatcgtatacgaGTCagttaaaaatgtgttccagtactgaaggggttaatgggttctctaatttttctcgttttatgttgcttttggccagtttttcccttttACACTAGATAAATGATCAAAACTGTAGGTAAGATTTATACTACAGATACATATGCTGACTAGGCAGGCTATTACACATCTGGCGGGTCTAGTTAGCCCAGTAAGTGGCCTGAGGGTGCTGCATTCATAGCAGGGTGagtggtggctggctggctggcgagcTTCACTGATTCTGCTGACGTGACTCGGTTATTAGCTGTTTACTCAATTGAAACGTTGTGGTCGCTGAGGTTACTCATCGTCATGGGAAGCACTACGACCTCCCCACTACGGCGTGCAATACACCGATTACGACATATttacatttaaccccttcagttccatgacgtgttcccatattcattctgttcaatatctgttgattttatacagcttcagaaacttatgtggaaattaaaatagtgcagactgtggccattaatcttctgacctccacagactcttcttaatgtcaataaaatggtctaatcgtaaacaaatttcatgataaaaatgtctcgcagtattgaagggttaaaggCAATATGAGGTCCATGTAATGCGTCCCCCCGTCCCTCATACCTCCCCAGACCCAAAAAAGCTGAGCAACAACGCAATAAACATAAGCAAGCATTAATCtgggatacaaaaaaaaaaaaaaaaaaagaattatttatacgtgagagagagagagagagagagagagagagagagagagagagagagagagagagaaatatgagtcACCTGTGCTTTGCTTATCACTGCTGGTTTAGTCCTCAAAGCCTCACCATCATAATACTCTTAGTGGTTTCAATCTCATCAAAGGAACCATACTGCcttccgccccgccccgccgcgccCCGACATAACCCCCAGCAGGAAACAGCCACCTACGTGACACAGATAAACATGATAACAGAGGGAAATCATACCAAACACCAAACAAGAGTATCATTATTTCAGTGTGACTCagtttgcttgtttttgttttcatgacgcgtgtgtgtgtgtgtgtgtgtgtgtgtgtgtgtgtgtgtgtgtgtgtgtgtgtgtgtgtgtgtgtgtgtgtttctaaagaATAATCTTATATTAATTCTAAGTAGACAagcaaacaattttttttctctctcacaaccTAAAGGAAATAACAACAATCTACGTAAGCGAATTCCTAGATCTGTGGTGAAAGTTTCCTACATTTCATAGGGCACTTTTAATGCTGtaaaaatcaaaaggaaaagaaaaaagaaaatctctattccttttccttccccccaaaaaagaatgaaataaagaaaaccaaaagaaaaaaggtgaaaaagacgaaaaaacaaaTGGAAACACTAAACACTACTTAATTTTCCCTCACAGGCGGCAACTACTCCTACAACACGTTGACAGAGGTGGCAGAGATCCCAGAGGAGGGCGTGACGCGGATATGTGTGACGCCCCTGGACGACAACACGCGGCTCAAGGTGCGGCACACGGGGACGTCGGGCGCGAGACAGGAGGTGCTGGTGAAGAAGAAGGCAATGACGGTGGACACGTTGGCGTTATTGGAGATCGGTGTGGAGACAGGAGGCGGTGATAAGGTGAGTCTGAATGTCACAGCGGAAATGTGAAGATGTCCTGGAGATATACAAGGAAAGGCAATGGAGTGGTAATTACAAAATATCACGGGTTCCAACCTCCTGTAGccaaaaatacaattaaacacttttactttatctttcttttttttcttcttctttcgtctttttttctttcttcttcttcttcttcttctttctttttttcttcttccttttcttttttgcttgttcttgttcttgttcttgttcttccttttcttttttgcttgttcttgttcttgttcttgtttttcttcttctacttcttcttccttttcttcttcttcttcttcaatgatcATACTTCACAGgatccttcttctacttcttcttccttttcttcttcttcttcttcttcttcttcttcttcttcttcttctcctacttctacttcttccttcttcttcttctacttctacttcttccttttcttcttcttttctacttttccttttcttcttcttcttcttcttcttcttcttctttctacttctacttctactcttcttcttcttcttcttcttcttcttcttcttcttcttcttcttctacttctacttctacttcttcttcttcttcttcttctacttcttctacttctacttcttctcttcttcttctcttctacttctacttccttcttcttcttcttcttcttcttctacttctacttcttcttcttcttcttcttcttcttcttcttcttcttcttctttctactccttcttcttcttcttcttcttcttcttctacttcttcttcttcttcttcttcttcttcttcttcttctacttcttcttcttcttcttcttcttcttcttcttctacttcttctcttcttcttcttcttcttcttctacttctacttcttcttctacttcttcttcttccttttcttcttcttccgcacCTCCACTTATTCCAGATCCTTAAATGAACGtgagaaaaaaacaccacattttgaaacacttctgcgttgtACCGCCACtaatttcaaaaggctccagttaaagatCAACGGGTTCCTTTCATTGTTGTGgcgacagattaataagatttctacatgatcaactggagaaacactcttgaaaacctggttaaccatctctgtggcctcgaaaaaagtcatggtgagagaacaaatcgTTTCAGAACACGGACCTGAATGTGCTGGTGAAAAATGTTCAGATGATAGTGAGGAGGTAAGGGTCCGGTAACTAGGAAATGCCACGCGAGTTTGCAGCCGCTGTAGCCAAAAATAAGTTGCCTTTCAGTTTCTGTCTTGTATATTCCGTTCGAGAAACGCCAACACTACATGGAATGACGTGTTGTGGCTTGTTAGTCCAGTAAGAAAGGCACGAATCACGATTGTCTTGAAGCAAACGAATAAGAGCAAGACATCTGACGTCAACTTTTCTCTTCGCCTGTAATGGTTGATTAAACAACTAAAACTGTACGAAAGTTAACTAAACGAACGCCAAGAAAGCATAAGCACCAGTAGACTTAATTATTACGAGCATAAGAGAAACTAAACTAACTACCTTAGCTCAAGTGAAGGAAGCGAGACAGCAAAGGCGAAATATCAGAGGACCTAACTTACACAATGACACTTTTACTTTAAAATGAGCGGATGCGAAGAGTAACAAAGGCCAAGTACTGAGTCTcttacctcctcccttcacccacACAGGCTTCCCTGAACGTGTGGCTTAACGGGAGGAAACTGCAGCCACCTGACACTAATCCCCGCCCCACAAGCTCCGCCCCGCAGCAGCCCCTTACTATTCTACTCTTGAAGGTGAGACtgaatgtatgaatgagtgaTTGGTTGAAGGATAGAATGAAAGACGGATCccttgagtgactgactgactgaatgctTGCGTGACTAACTGAtatactaactgactgattgatagattgactgactgagtaaCTGACTCCATGCTTGTCtaattaactgactgattgactgatttaagacatcaaaacaacaacagagtcAATACAATGCCAAAATGAACATGTATAGAATCAATAAGTGTATTAATCTAAACAAAATacttgactgaatgaatgaattacgTAGACAAAAGTTTTCACTACATAGACGATATCATCAGGAGCAAATAACTCAAATTTCTGCATTTCTCAACAGGGAAATGCTAAAATCACAAACtgtacaaagaaagaaatggagacggAGAAggcagaggggaaagagaaggtcgTTTTGGTCGCTGCAGTAGAGATGGCACCAACGGAGAAAGGAACAacgggaggagaggcaggagtgaGAGAGACGCAAGAGGTGACCCAGACACAGACGGAAAAAGTGACCGAGGAACATAAAGTGTCGTCACCCAGTGCTTCTCAGCCGCCTCTTACCAGCGCCTCCACCAACGACACTCTTGAAACAGAAGGTAAGTCAGCTGCAGGTTGGTAGATCGTCAGGTTACTGTGTTGCGGACTCTAATTCATGCAGTGCCTCGATCTTTGTTCTTGTTGAATGTATTGCTTCTGGTTTAATGTTAACACCGCCAaggtttttcttattattagtggtggCGCGAGGGCTTACAAGTTCACAAGCCATGTAGTGCCCTTTATAGTGTTGCTCCTATCGTGTATAGTGTTAGCGTGATCTCTCGTGCAGCGGAGGCTCAGAGTCCTGACGATTCCGTGTGTTGCAGGTCCagatctggaggaggaggatccttGGTGGAGCTTCATGCTGGTGCTAGGCAAGGTGGGGAAGGTGCCCGTGTTGGCGCTGCTGGTGGCGTGTCTGGTCGGGGGCTTGGTGGTAGGCGGCGTCACGGTATGTCTGTGCTCCAAGGCGTGTCGCAAGCGTCGAGTGGAATATCTGCCGGTGTCCATGGTGAGGACACAAGCCGGACACTTGCCCGGTGACATTGTGCGGGAGCCAAAGTTTTGGGACACGGCCAGCAACAAGCAGCGGAGCTCAGGCATCGGCAGCGCCTACAGCACCCTCAATACTGATAGCGGCAGCCACATGGGCACGGCAAACAGTCGCGGCACAGGCTCGCGGCACGCCGGCAGTGTCAATAACTCTATAGAACGCGGCGGGAAAACCACCATGCACAGCGGCGTCAACAACCTCGGTCGCTGGACGAATGGCAGCCCTACCAACTCCATCAACGGCAGTCGCAGCAACACCACTGCCAACGTGCTCAACATTCCCCCTGGCAGCATGCCACGCTCCGCTAGCGGCAGGAGCTGGGACAACAGGAGCGTGGAGCGCAGCCCGAGGCTCCAGGGCAGCAGCGTGACGCGCACTCCGAGCAACAGAAGTACCAGGAGCACTAGCAGCTCCGTCAACCGCAACACAAACCGAAGCCCCAACATCCCCTACACTCACAAGCTGGGCCTACTGACCGGCCACCAGAACGTGCCCGTGCtgcacaaacaaaacaataacagacaaCATGCCTCCGACGACGACTCAGACGACTCTTGGTACGACAAGCCCTACGTGAGTCCCCCGCTACTGGCCGACAATTATTCCGTGCCGCACACCGCCACGGAGCCCGTCCTTGTGGAGGTGcgcaccgccgccgcctccaccacaGATCCCAACGCGGCCCAGGTACCCGTGTTCCAGTTCGGGACCTTCAAGAAGTGAGGGTGAGCGGGACAACACGATATTGAGGAGGAGTTGATTTGTCTTTCTAGTCAGTTTGAACTGACGTCACTAGCGAGCGTATCACGGATCTGCTGGTGTGGAGAACGCTGCTAGTCAACAGTGATTCATgattttgaagtgtgtgtgtgtgtgtgtgtgtgtgtgtgtgtgtgtgtgtgtgtgtgtgtgtgtgtgtgtgaacatagACTGGGAGTACAGCAAAGCCTGCTGCCCACCAACCATGACGTATAGGGATGAAAACTCTACCGCTGCATTGCACAGAGTCAAGAAGTCTCGCATAATCCAGTATTTATTGTATCGCCTTACGCTTCATTCCTTCCATGCGCCGCTGAGAGATGACAGAAAACCCCACCACTGCCCttgctccttcccttcactcaacacaccctaacctaacccctcacccttcacccaacacaccccaccactacccctcacccttcacccaacacaccccaccactacccctcacccttcacccaacacaccccaccactacccctcacccttcacccaaCACACCCCACCACTACCCATCACCCTTCACACCCCACCACTGCTCCTCACCTTCACCCAACACACCCCACCACtaccctcacccttcacccaacacaccccaccactaccctcacccttcacccaacacaccccaccactaccctcacccttcacccaacacaccccaccactccctcacccttcacccaacacaccccaccactaccctcacccttcacccaacacaccccatcactaccctcacccttcacccaacacaccccaccactaccctcacccttcacccaacacaccccaccactaccctcacccttcacccaacacaccccaccactcacccttcacccaacacaccccaccactaccctcacccttcacccaacacaccccaccactacccctcacccttcacccaacacaccccaccactaccctcacccttcacccaacacaccccaccactaccatcacccttCACCCAACACATCCCACCACTGctcctcacccttcacccaacacaccccaccactaccccttcccatcaccccaacacacccaacCACTGCCCTTGTCCCCTCCTTTCACCCAACACACCCCACCACTacccctcacccttcacccaaCACATCCCACCATTACCCCTTACCCTTCACCCAACACAccctactgctgctactcctctTCACCCCAACACTCCCACCGCTatccctcacccttcacccaacacaccctaccgctactcctcctcttcaccccaaCACTCCCCACCGCTATCcccaccctcacccacaccccaccactacccctcacccttcactcaacacaccccaccactacccctcacccttcacccaaCACACCCCACCACTACTCCTCCCTCTTCACCCTAACACATCCACTCACTCTCCAGGAACAAAAGGGAGTCTCGAAAGGTAATGAGCTGATACCCACCCCAGTTCCTTCATGGGATAGCAGTGCTTGGTCTTCTATCTTATCTACCTATCAGGGCTATGCTGAAGGCTGATTCTCGTGATCAAGTTGTAAAAGCCACGATAAGATTGCCGCGTGCCTTTTGAACTGAGGgacacaaaaaaacaagggaggaaCCATCAgacgtgttttttctttcttacgagTGTTATCTTATCTGTGTCACGATATGTTTACcaggaataatgataaagaaaactcatttttttcc encodes the following:
- the LOC123510248 gene encoding uncharacterized protein LOC123510248, with the protein product MCYNEETQQERRNCVRHLLVLVLLSLCLHNTAATLQGGNYSYNTLTEVAEIPEEGVTRICVTPLDDNTRLKVRHTGTSGARQEVLVKKKAMTVDTLALLEIGVETGGGDKASLNVWLNGRKLQPPDTNPRPTSSAPQQPLTILLLKGNAKITNCTKKEMETEKAEGKEKVVLVAAVEMAPTEKGTTGGEAGVRETQEVTQTQTEKVTEEHKVSSPSASQPPLTSASTNDTLETEGPDLEEEDPWWSFMLVLGKVGKVPVLALLVACLVGGLVVGGVTVCLCSKACRKRRVEYLPVSMVRTQAGHLPGDIVREPKFWDTASNKQRSSGIGSAYSTLNTDSGSHMGTANSRGTGSRHAGSVNNSIERGGKTTMHSGVNNLGRWTNGSPTNSINGSRSNTTANVLNIPPGSMPRSASGRSWDNRSVERSPRLQGSSVTRTPSNRSTRSTSSSVNRNTNRSPNIPYTHKLGLLTGHQNVPVLHKQNNNRQHASDDDSDDSWYDKPYVSPPLLADNYSVPHTATEPVLVEVRTAAASTTDPNAAQVPVFQFGTFKK